A genome region from Solanum pennellii chromosome 12, SPENNV200 includes the following:
- the LOC107007117 gene encoding uncharacterized protein LOC107007117 isoform X2, with amino-acid sequence MSSFSLNVGMKLSWPIGDVSRQQIQMGNVKIMACVSDGSTHSQSSFLSRSQTYALLKQQMDVAAKSEDYKEAARLRDSLKIFEDQEPVLRLHRLVKEAIAQERFEDAARYRDELKDIAPHSLLKCSSEATTLGIRVQVRSVYIEGRSQPSKGLYFFAYRIRITNNSDRPVQLLRRHWVITDANGKTENVWGIGVIGEQPVVLPNTAFEYSSACPLGTPSGRMEGDFEMKHIDKVGSRTFNVSIAPFSLSKVVDGSDTFSDGS; translated from the exons ATGAGTagttttagtttaaatgttGGAATGAAATTGTCATGGCCGATAGGAGACGTAAGTAGGCAACAGATACAGATGGGAAATGTTAAAATTATGGCGTGTGTTTCTGATGGTTCTACTCACAGTCAGAGTTCCTTCCTTTCCCGTAGCCAGACCTATGCTCTTTTGAAACAGCAAATGGATGTGGCCGCCAAATCTGAG gaCTACAAAGAGGCTGCCAGACTTCGTGattctttgaaaatatttgaGGACCAAGAGCCTGTTTTGCGCCTTCACAGATTGGTCAAAGAGGCTATTGCACAAGAGAGGTTTGAG GATGCAGCCAGGTACCGCGATGAGTTAAAGGATATTGCTCCCCATTCTCTCTTGAAATGCTCAAGTGAGGCAACAACACTC GGAATCAGGGTTCAAGTTAGAAGTGTGTACATCGAAGGTCGAAGTCAACCTTCAAAAGGcctttatttttttgcttataGAATAAGAATTACCAACAACTCAGATCGTCCTGTTCAACTTCTTAGAAGGCACTGGGTCATCACTGATGCGAATGGAAAAACGGAAAATGTCTG GGGAATTGGTGTAATTGGTGAACAACCAGTGGTACTTCCAAACACTGCTTTTGAATACTCATCTGCATGCCCATTAGGAACTCCAAGTGGAAGAATG GAGGGTGACTTCGAGATGAAGCATATTGACAAAGTAGGCTCACGGACATTCAATGTTTCCATCGCTCCTTTCTCTCTCTCCAAAGTTGTAGATGGCAGTGATACCTTTTCCGATGGGAGCTGA
- the LOC107007117 gene encoding uncharacterized protein LOC107007117 isoform X1 encodes MSSFSLNVGMKLSWPIGDVSRQQIQMGNVKIMACVSDGSTHSQSSFLSRSQTYALLKQQMDVAAKSEDYKEAARLRDSLKIFEDQEPVLRLHRLVKEAIAQERFEDAARYRDELKDIAPHSLLKCSSEATTLDDPHWVQGVHPNLLRKKIHDIYKGIRVQVRSVYIEGRSQPSKGLYFFAYRIRITNNSDRPVQLLRRHWVITDANGKTENVWGIGVIGEQPVVLPNTAFEYSSACPLGTPSGRMEGDFEMKHIDKVGSRTFNVSIAPFSLSKVVDGSDTFSDGS; translated from the exons ATGAGTagttttagtttaaatgttGGAATGAAATTGTCATGGCCGATAGGAGACGTAAGTAGGCAACAGATACAGATGGGAAATGTTAAAATTATGGCGTGTGTTTCTGATGGTTCTACTCACAGTCAGAGTTCCTTCCTTTCCCGTAGCCAGACCTATGCTCTTTTGAAACAGCAAATGGATGTGGCCGCCAAATCTGAG gaCTACAAAGAGGCTGCCAGACTTCGTGattctttgaaaatatttgaGGACCAAGAGCCTGTTTTGCGCCTTCACAGATTGGTCAAAGAGGCTATTGCACAAGAGAGGTTTGAG GATGCAGCCAGGTACCGCGATGAGTTAAAGGATATTGCTCCCCATTCTCTCTTGAAATGCTCAAGTGAGGCAACAACACTC GACGACCCACATTGGGTCCAGGGGGTTCATCCGAACCTCCTCCGCAAAAAAATACACGATATATATAAG GGAATCAGGGTTCAAGTTAGAAGTGTGTACATCGAAGGTCGAAGTCAACCTTCAAAAGGcctttatttttttgcttataGAATAAGAATTACCAACAACTCAGATCGTCCTGTTCAACTTCTTAGAAGGCACTGGGTCATCACTGATGCGAATGGAAAAACGGAAAATGTCTG GGGAATTGGTGTAATTGGTGAACAACCAGTGGTACTTCCAAACACTGCTTTTGAATACTCATCTGCATGCCCATTAGGAACTCCAAGTGGAAGAATG GAGGGTGACTTCGAGATGAAGCATATTGACAAAGTAGGCTCACGGACATTCAATGTTTCCATCGCTCCTTTCTCTCTCTCCAAAGTTGTAGATGGCAGTGATACCTTTTCCGATGGGAGCTGA